One window of the Nodosilinea sp. PGN35 genome contains the following:
- a CDS encoding diguanylate cyclase domain-containing protein, which produces MPKLPFYRLFSRLLKPFSLSTVLVAIFVLQLIGAVGLLGFLSFYLGNWAVALVSLGAIGSSVVVGLAVVNRVLQPIAQLHQAIQATAQGNWQTPLPIESTDELGQLARAFNTMAAKLHDSFTELEHLNRELQRSERRWRQFLDGIPLGIAVYDRQGQMVFASQQARILLCLEDMPSIPSLSLDETCIAYRASTGQRYPTAALPIAQALRGQPGWADDIELRPGNQAVPIEMVTTPIFDQAGQVEYAIAAFQDITTRKQAQTLLADYNQTLERQVADRTAALRQAEATQRIILEAIPDLLMRFSGDGICLDVMNAGAVNLLTEPSTQIGKPMDQVLPAEMAAERMHYIQQALQTGEPQVYEYRCLTPSGWRYEEARIVTSGPNQVLAIVRDITERKQAETEIARQRQFLQNVIDSIPSIIVVKDRQGRVQMANRASARLHGITPTDMVGKFDTDFNPNVSAFEALQQHRIHQQVIETQMPYQGEQEVIDRVGIRRWYQVVISPFQDASGTVNGVITNCIDITDRKGMETALTEANETLERLATLDGLTHIPNRRRFDEYLEQEWQRMVREQQPLSLIMFDVDFFKPYNDCLGHQQGDEALIAIAAAATRAVKRAADLLARYGGEEFAVVLPNTRRAGAEIVAKALQEEIAALQIAHPQSPISDYLTISIGIASVVPTADQSPEDLIAAADAALYQAKRRGRDRYWIRLI; this is translated from the coding sequence GTGCCAAAACTCCCGTTCTACCGACTGTTTAGCCGCTTGCTCAAGCCCTTTTCGCTCAGCACGGTGTTGGTAGCGATTTTTGTGCTTCAGCTGATTGGCGCAGTGGGGCTGCTGGGCTTTTTGAGTTTTTATCTGGGCAACTGGGCCGTGGCGTTGGTCAGCCTGGGGGCGATCGGCAGTTCGGTGGTGGTAGGGCTGGCGGTGGTCAACCGGGTGCTGCAACCCATCGCCCAGCTGCACCAGGCCATTCAGGCCACCGCCCAGGGCAATTGGCAAACCCCTCTCCCCATCGAGAGCACCGATGAACTGGGGCAGCTGGCGCGGGCGTTTAACACCATGGCGGCTAAGCTGCACGACTCATTTACCGAGCTAGAGCACCTCAACCGCGAGCTGCAGCGCAGCGAGCGCCGCTGGCGGCAGTTTTTAGACGGTATTCCCCTGGGGATCGCCGTCTACGATCGCCAGGGCCAGATGGTGTTTGCCAGCCAGCAGGCCCGCATTTTGCTCTGCCTTGAAGACATGCCCTCGATTCCGTCGCTGAGCCTGGACGAAACCTGCATTGCCTACCGGGCCAGCACCGGGCAGCGCTACCCCACCGCCGCGCTGCCCATTGCCCAGGCGCTGCGAGGGCAGCCCGGCTGGGCCGACGACATTGAGCTGCGGCCCGGCAATCAGGCGGTGCCGATTGAGATGGTGACGACGCCTATTTTTGACCAGGCGGGGCAGGTGGAGTATGCGATCGCCGCCTTTCAAGACATCACCACCCGCAAGCAGGCCCAAACCCTGCTGGCCGACTACAACCAGACCCTCGAGCGCCAGGTGGCCGATCGCACCGCCGCGCTGCGCCAGGCCGAGGCCACCCAGCGGATTATTTTAGAGGCCATCCCCGACCTGCTGATGCGGTTTTCGGGCGACGGCATCTGCCTCGATGTGATGAATGCCGGGGCGGTGAACCTGCTGACTGAGCCCAGCACCCAGATTGGCAAGCCGATGGATCAGGTGCTGCCCGCCGAGATGGCGGCTGAGCGCATGCACTACATTCAGCAGGCTCTGCAAACCGGCGAACCCCAGGTCTACGAATATCGCTGCCTGACTCCGAGTGGCTGGCGCTACGAAGAAGCCCGCATCGTCACCAGTGGCCCTAACCAGGTGTTGGCGATCGTGCGCGACATCACCGAGCGCAAGCAGGCCGAGACCGAAATCGCCCGCCAGCGACAGTTTCTGCAAAATGTGATCGACAGCATTCCCAGCATTATTGTGGTCAAAGACCGCCAGGGCCGGGTACAGATGGCCAACCGGGCCAGTGCCCGCCTGCACGGCATTACCCCCACCGACATGGTGGGCAAGTTTGACACCGACTTTAACCCCAACGTTTCGGCCTTTGAAGCCCTTCAGCAGCACCGCATTCACCAGCAGGTGATTGAAACCCAAATGCCCTACCAGGGCGAGCAAGAGGTGATCGACCGGGTCGGCATTCGCCGCTGGTACCAGGTGGTGATCAGCCCGTTTCAAGACGCCAGCGGTACCGTCAACGGCGTGATTACCAACTGCATCGACATCACCGACCGCAAGGGTATGGAGACGGCTTTGACCGAGGCCAACGAAACCCTGGAGCGCCTGGCCACCCTCGACGGGCTCACCCACATTCCCAACCGCCGCCGCTTTGATGAGTACCTGGAACAGGAGTGGCAGCGCATGGTGCGCGAACAGCAGCCCCTGTCGCTGATCATGTTTGATGTCGATTTTTTTAAGCCCTACAACGACTGCCTGGGCCACCAGCAGGGGGATGAGGCGCTGATTGCGATCGCCGCCGCCGCCACCCGCGCCGTCAAGCGCGCCGCCGACCTGCTGGCCCGCTACGGCGGCGAAGAGTTTGCGGTGGTGCTGCCCAACACCCGCCGCGCCGGAGCCGAAATCGTCGCCAAGGCCCTGCAAGAAGAAATCGCCGCCCTGCAAATTGCCCATCCCCAGTCACCCATCAGTGACTACCTCACCATCAGCATTGGCATCGCCAGCGTGGTGCCCACCGCCGACCAGTCGCCCGAAGACCTGATCGCCGCCGCCGATGCCGCGCTGTACCAGGCCAAGCGACGAGGGCGCGATCGCTACTGGATTCGTCTGATCTAA
- a CDS encoding AAA family ATPase, whose translation MLLGERLNSSELKSFSIYGLFGFKDIKIPFDKEAVILIAENGSGKTTILNALYYSISCKFHKLSAIDFRSIVLEFASGVSVEIKKNDLKSFYQRDLFEYISLLRPFLPSREIEVLRREARRSSESFRGRLLDAMNRYPIPSKYYSILEEMELRVRIGQEADPKGKVDKIRSTIQENLNESILYFPTYRRIEEDLKNLGYEEEKFERLSLGEGEGKLIQFGMDDVISKLDEIKTAIKNSALNLFSKVTGEILTQFIEGIEITQEMRDSIQPDTLNIVLSRVGEKNISRSDRKRIEEMVSSGEINSPQHEQLVYFLSKLVGLYEQQKEKDDSINQFTSICNEYLNKKRIVYDEANVEISIVQTRSNNPIDIRNLSSGEKQIMSLFSKIYLESSEEFILLFDEPELSLSIEWQKLLLPDILKSGKCKLLLAVTHSPFIFDNELDLNANDLDTFVREE comes from the coding sequence ATGCTGCTAGGAGAACGTTTGAACTCAAGTGAATTAAAGTCATTTTCAATTTATGGCTTATTTGGCTTTAAAGATATCAAAATTCCTTTTGATAAAGAAGCAGTTATCCTTATCGCAGAAAACGGTTCTGGTAAAACCACAATTCTTAACGCATTGTATTACTCAATTTCCTGTAAATTTCACAAGCTTAGTGCAATAGATTTCCGCTCCATAGTTCTTGAATTTGCATCTGGCGTGAGTGTTGAAATCAAAAAAAATGACCTAAAGTCATTTTATCAACGTGATCTTTTTGAATATATTTCTTTGTTAAGACCATTCTTGCCTAGCAGAGAAATAGAGGTGCTACGAAGAGAAGCACGTAGAAGTTCTGAATCGTTTCGTGGGCGACTGCTGGATGCTATGAACAGGTATCCTATACCCTCCAAATACTACTCTATCTTAGAGGAGATGGAGTTGAGAGTTAGAATTGGACAGGAAGCAGATCCAAAAGGTAAAGTTGATAAGATTAGATCAACCATTCAGGAAAACCTAAATGAATCTATTCTATATTTTCCAACTTATAGAAGAATCGAAGAAGATCTTAAAAATTTAGGTTATGAAGAAGAGAAGTTTGAACGTTTAAGCCTTGGTGAGGGAGAAGGTAAACTTATCCAATTCGGAATGGATGACGTTATTAGCAAGCTTGATGAAATTAAAACTGCCATAAAAAATTCAGCACTTAATCTTTTCTCAAAAGTTACAGGTGAAATTTTAACTCAATTCATTGAGGGCATTGAAATTACCCAGGAAATGAGAGACAGTATTCAACCTGATACTTTGAATATAGTTTTGAGTCGTGTTGGGGAGAAAAATATATCAAGATCAGATAGAAAAAGAATTGAGGAAATGGTGAGTTCAGGAGAAATAAATTCTCCTCAACATGAGCAACTTGTCTATTTTTTGTCAAAATTAGTTGGTTTGTATGAACAGCAAAAAGAGAAAGATGATTCGATTAATCAATTTACTTCAATATGTAATGAATACTTGAATAAAAAACGCATTGTTTATGATGAGGCTAACGTAGAGATATCTATAGTGCAAACTAGAAGTAACAACCCAATCGATATTAGGAATTTATCGTCTGGGGAGAAGCAAATTATGTCGCTCTTCTCAAAAATCTACCTGGAATCATCTGAAGAATTTATTCTTTTGTTTGATGAGCCAGAACTATCACTTTCTATTGAATGGCAAAAGCTTCTGCTTCCCGATATTTTGAAGTCTGGTAAATGCAAGCTTCTTTTGGCAGTTACTCATTCCCCATTTATATTTGATAACGAGCTTGATCTCAATGCTAATGATCTTGATACATTTGTGCGTGAGGAATAG
- a CDS encoding DUF4435 domain-containing protein produces MSVDKLRNSRGKAVAVFVEFTRLYKQYETAFYCFFEGEDSKYYGIRIRNIVRPEKDIYLRCSGKEGVLGIYRMLSSRQHYVNAKTAYFVDKDFDESIYEKGMNSIYETPCYSVENFYTSAQCFSEILRSEFKLTESDENFERCISLYTKLQGEFHNSVELINAWVACHREKSSQLNISDLSVSRFVRIDLNQVVAMYTIDDLYSMFPNIPMISQQEIDEKKAELSAKTRQKSFRGKFEIEFLLAVLQKLTNEANQGTYPYFTRKVKVVLSLARRTIISDLSQYADTPDCLYSYLESFRSTS; encoded by the coding sequence ATGTCAGTAGATAAGTTGAGGAATTCACGTGGTAAAGCAGTTGCTGTATTTGTTGAATTCACCAGATTGTATAAGCAGTACGAAACAGCATTTTATTGCTTCTTCGAGGGAGAAGATAGTAAATATTATGGAATCAGAATAAGGAATATTGTTAGACCAGAAAAAGATATATATCTCAGATGCAGTGGGAAAGAAGGAGTTTTAGGAATTTATAGGATGTTGTCATCGCGGCAGCATTACGTTAATGCTAAAACTGCTTACTTTGTAGATAAAGATTTCGACGAATCAATCTATGAAAAGGGCATGAATTCAATATATGAGACTCCGTGCTATTCGGTAGAAAATTTTTATACTTCAGCTCAGTGCTTCTCTGAAATTTTGCGGAGTGAGTTCAAACTCACAGAATCAGATGAAAACTTTGAACGATGCATTTCTCTTTACACTAAACTCCAAGGAGAATTCCATAATTCAGTTGAGCTTATAAATGCGTGGGTTGCTTGTCACAGAGAGAAGTCTAGTCAATTGAACATTTCTGATCTTAGTGTCTCGCGTTTTGTTCGTATCGATTTGAACCAAGTTGTAGCAATGTATACAATTGATGATCTCTACAGTATGTTTCCTAACATACCTATGATTTCACAACAGGAAATAGATGAAAAGAAAGCTGAATTGTCGGCTAAAACGCGGCAGAAAAGTTTTAGAGGAAAGTTTGAAATTGAATTTTTGTTGGCAGTTTTACAGAAACTCACAAATGAAGCCAATCAGGGAACTTATCCCTATTTCACTCGTAAAGTAAAAGTTGTGCTGTCGTTAGCAAGGAGAACAATTATTTCTGATTTGTCTCAGTACGCCGATACCCCAGACTGTCTTTATAGTTATCTCGAGTCCTTCCGCTCTACTTCATAA
- a CDS encoding ABC transporter ATP-binding protein, with protein MTATSTLPSDDTTRRPDSDWRLFLRMWPYIYKHRGALVPPLVLLVPLSLSNALQPVLIGQAISLIRQEPVMFFLEGRTLQGGLNLIVGLLVVTVLIRLLLDGFQSYLVQAVGQNITADIRTDLFTHVTSLAVRFFDRTPVGKLITRITSDVDALGDVFSTGAVGIITDVVSMLVLIVVMFTMQWQLALMLLGLLLPVTWLIIYFQQQFRKANYKAREHLSELNATLQENVAGINVVQLFRRERYNAEMFRHTNKKYITAVDKTIFYDSAVSSTLEWISLVAIGGVLWLGGLLVMQDALTFGTLATFILFAQRLFDPLRQFADKFTAIQAGLTAVERITDLFTVPVEIRDPEGVGGEGVGGDGVGSDGEGRGDGGGRDAAMGLGGDSSNGAKELLGEENGSSATFPTTYPSISPTSPSPSSSPPPHPLTPSPAKASEIRFNHVTFGYKADEPVLKDLTFTIRPGEKVALVGPTGAGKSSIIRLLCRLYDINQGAILLDGVDIRNLPQAELRRRMAVILQDGFLFAGDVKSNITLGEEYPLEAVVEAAKKTNIHGLIEELPQGYNTELRERGTNLSGGQKQLLAFARAAIRDPGILVLDEATANLDVGTEAMIQEALERLLEGRTAIIIAHRLSTIRNVDRILVLKHGELVEQGSHDELLAREGLYSSLYRLQRLGV; from the coding sequence ATGACCGCGACCTCTACCCTGCCCAGCGACGACACCACCCGCCGCCCCGACAGCGACTGGCGGCTGTTTTTGCGCATGTGGCCCTACATCTACAAGCACCGGGGGGCCCTGGTGCCGCCGCTGGTGCTGCTGGTGCCCCTGTCCCTGTCGAATGCCCTCCAGCCCGTGCTGATTGGTCAGGCCATCTCCCTGATTCGCCAGGAGCCGGTGATGTTTTTCCTGGAGGGGCGCACCCTCCAGGGCGGGCTGAACTTAATCGTGGGGCTACTGGTGGTTACCGTGCTGATTCGCCTGCTGCTGGATGGCTTTCAGAGCTATCTGGTGCAGGCCGTGGGCCAAAATATCACCGCCGATATTCGCACCGACCTGTTTACCCACGTCACCTCTCTAGCGGTGCGCTTCTTTGACCGCACCCCCGTGGGCAAGCTGATCACCCGCATCACCAGCGATGTCGATGCCCTGGGCGACGTGTTTTCCACCGGGGCGGTGGGCATTATCACCGACGTGGTGTCGATGCTGGTGCTGATCGTGGTGATGTTTACTATGCAGTGGCAACTGGCCCTCATGCTGCTGGGGCTGCTGCTGCCCGTCACCTGGCTGATTATTTACTTTCAGCAGCAGTTTCGCAAGGCCAACTACAAAGCCCGCGAGCACCTCTCCGAACTCAACGCCACCCTGCAAGAAAACGTGGCGGGTATCAACGTGGTGCAGCTGTTTCGCCGCGAGCGCTACAACGCTGAGATGTTTCGCCACACCAACAAGAAGTACATCACCGCCGTCGATAAAACCATCTTCTACGACTCAGCGGTGTCCTCCACGCTGGAGTGGATCTCCCTGGTGGCGATCGGCGGCGTGCTCTGGCTCGGCGGCCTGCTGGTCATGCAGGATGCCCTCACCTTCGGCACCCTGGCCACCTTTATTCTCTTTGCCCAGCGCCTCTTCGACCCCCTGCGCCAGTTCGCCGACAAATTTACCGCCATCCAGGCCGGCCTCACCGCCGTGGAGCGCATTACCGACCTGTTTACCGTGCCGGTGGAGATTCGCGACCCGGAGGGGGTGGGGGGTGAGGGAGTGGGGGGTGATGGGGTAGGGAGTGATGGGGAAGGGAGGGGAGATGGGGGAGGTCGGGATGCGGCGATGGGGCTTGGCGGAGACAGCAGTAACGGGGCGAAGGAATTGCTCGGTGAAGAGAACGGCAGTTCAGCCACTTTTCCCACCACCTACCCATCCATCTCCCCCACCTCCCCATCTCCCTCATCCTCCCCACCCCCCCACCCCCTCACCCCCTCACCCGCCAAGGCCTCCGAGATCCGCTTCAACCACGTCACCTTTGGCTACAAGGCCGATGAGCCCGTGCTTAAAGACCTCACCTTCACCATTCGCCCCGGCGAAAAGGTGGCACTGGTGGGGCCGACGGGGGCGGGCAAAAGCTCGATCATTCGGCTGCTGTGTCGGCTCTACGACATCAACCAGGGGGCGATTTTGCTGGATGGGGTCGATATTCGTAACCTGCCCCAGGCGGAGCTGCGGCGGCGCATGGCGGTAATTTTGCAGGATGGCTTTCTCTTCGCTGGGGATGTGAAGAGCAACATTACCCTGGGGGAGGAATATCCCCTGGAGGCGGTGGTTGAGGCGGCGAAAAAGACCAATATTCACGGGCTGATTGAGGAGCTGCCCCAGGGCTACAACACCGAGCTGCGGGAGCGGGGCACAAATCTCTCGGGGGGGCAGAAGCAGCTGCTGGCCTTTGCCCGAGCGGCGATTCGCGATCCGGGGATTTTGGTGCTAGATGAGGCCACGGCCAACCTGGATGTGGGCACCGAGGCGATGATTCAAGAGGCGCTTGAGCGGCTACTGGAGGGGCGCACGGCAATTATTATTGCCCATCGCCTTTCAACGATTCGCAATGTCGATCGCATTCTCGTGCTCAAGCATGGTGAGCTGGTGGAGCAGGGCAGCCACGATGAGCTGCTGGCGCGGGAGGGGTTGTATTCGAGCCTGTATCGTTTGCAGCGGTTGGGGGTATAA
- a CDS encoding VWA domain-containing protein, whose protein sequence is MRRLPPILFLLSLCAVLLWNCTPRAFNGTAQVDSVESARQALERSVLPKINIGEDLIADEVASRYTTDQIEDPLPDVNTFPLHAAQPGGGNTAYIEIYSSSEKANVDRQNERWLVEVAQAFNQRQETLPSGEVIQVGVRQVASGTAARLLGAKAVQPQGYSPSNDLWVAMVQSQGVSTVPVADRLVPNTAGWVLPKPVYDSLAENGTVSFDRLLNAIASGEVTVAYPNPYSSSTALNLLYTLYWRAAGHQQNGGQLTVAELQTPQVNSVFDQFQQQVLITTPTTLDLQELFLRDQSNLQAFPLEYQNYLALRQVPGFSDTEFVPFGVPHNNPLVGFDWNTPQQAAALERFATFAQSAEMQTLAQQQGFVETDYLKANQVPPFPNGETLLAAQSNWKLRKDGGRTVYMALVIDTSGSMEGERIQALKDGLRVAAGQINAGNYVSIVTFADTPARRLPLAPFDQLQHQKFLATVDSLRADGATAMYDGAMVGLADLLAQKEKDPNGRYYLLLLSDGEVNRGYTFDAVQDILTHSDVRFYPIAYGEVNQGELQAIAALRESTVQQGTPNNVQTLFKDLFQVNL, encoded by the coding sequence ATGCGCCGCCTCCCCCCCATCCTCTTCCTCCTCAGCCTCTGCGCCGTGCTGCTGTGGAACTGCACACCAAGAGCGTTCAACGGCACCGCCCAGGTTGACTCGGTAGAGAGCGCTCGTCAGGCCCTAGAGCGGTCGGTCTTGCCCAAAATCAACATCGGCGAAGACCTGATCGCCGACGAGGTGGCCAGCCGCTACACCACCGACCAGATCGAAGACCCCCTGCCCGATGTCAACACCTTTCCGCTGCACGCGGCCCAGCCCGGCGGCGGCAACACCGCCTACATCGAGATCTACAGCTCCTCTGAGAAGGCCAACGTCGATCGCCAAAACGAGCGCTGGCTGGTAGAAGTCGCCCAAGCCTTTAACCAGCGGCAAGAGACCCTGCCCTCGGGGGAAGTGATTCAGGTGGGGGTGCGCCAGGTGGCCTCGGGCACCGCCGCTCGGCTGCTGGGGGCCAAGGCCGTGCAGCCCCAGGGCTACAGCCCCTCCAACGACCTCTGGGTGGCCATGGTGCAGAGCCAGGGGGTGAGCACCGTGCCCGTGGCCGATCGCCTGGTGCCCAACACGGCGGGCTGGGTGCTGCCCAAGCCCGTCTACGACAGCCTGGCCGAAAACGGCACCGTCAGCTTTGACCGGCTGCTGAATGCGATCGCCTCGGGCGAAGTCACCGTCGCCTACCCCAACCCCTACAGCAGCTCCACCGCCCTCAACCTGCTCTACACCCTCTACTGGCGGGCGGCGGGGCACCAGCAAAACGGCGGTCAGCTCACCGTGGCCGAGCTGCAAACCCCCCAGGTCAACTCGGTCTTCGACCAGTTTCAGCAGCAGGTGCTGATCACCACGCCCACCACCCTCGACCTGCAAGAGCTGTTCCTGCGCGACCAGAGCAACCTCCAGGCTTTCCCGCTGGAATACCAGAACTACCTGGCCCTGCGGCAGGTGCCCGGCTTTAGCGACACCGAGTTTGTGCCCTTTGGCGTGCCCCACAACAACCCCCTGGTGGGTTTTGACTGGAACACACCCCAGCAGGCGGCGGCCCTAGAGCGGTTTGCCACCTTTGCCCAGTCCGCCGAAATGCAGACCCTGGCCCAGCAGCAGGGCTTTGTCGAAACCGACTACCTGAAGGCCAACCAGGTGCCCCCCTTCCCCAACGGTGAGACCCTGCTGGCCGCCCAGTCAAACTGGAAGCTGCGCAAAGACGGGGGCCGCACCGTCTACATGGCCCTGGTGATCGACACCAGCGGCTCCATGGAAGGAGAGCGCATTCAGGCGCTCAAGGATGGGCTGCGGGTCGCCGCCGGGCAGATCAACGCGGGCAACTACGTCAGCATCGTCACCTTTGCCGATACACCCGCCCGCCGCCTGCCCCTCGCCCCCTTTGACCAGCTTCAGCACCAGAAGTTTTTGGCCACCGTGGACAGTTTGCGGGCCGACGGAGCCACCGCCATGTACGACGGAGCCATGGTGGGCCTCGCCGACCTGCTGGCCCAAAAAGAAAAAGACCCCAACGGGCGCTACTACCTGCTGCTGCTCAGCGATGGCGAGGTCAACCGGGGCTACACCTTTGACGCCGTTCAAGACATTTTGACCCACAGCGACGTGCGCTTTTACCCGATCGCCTACGGTGAGGTCAACCAGGGCGAATTGCAGGCGATCGCCGCCCTGCGCGAATCCACTGTGCAGCAGGGCACCCCCAACAACGTGCAAACCCTGTTTAAGGATCTGTTCCAGGTTAATCTTTAG